TCAAACTTTATTCTCAACAACTCTCAGGTAAAATATGTAGCACATATTCAATTGCTCAATACAGAATTACTTAAGCTCTTACTACTATTACTATTTAATCAAGATTCAATACTATTTTATCACATTTCAACATCAACACTCCTATATTAGCCTTAACAGTACATGCATATGTTATGCATATATTTCTTATGATATGGTATCACATTTCTGATTTCAGAATAAGCCTTGAATTTATAATTCATTGATTTTCAAATCGATTTTCCATCCAATTTTGCAATGTCAGAGAAAACTGCTGAGAGTTAAAGCCAAATCCCCGCTTATATTTATAATGGAATCCAATCTCTCAGAGACGAAAAATAACAATTTGATAATTACATATACACATAGGTTAAAAAAGTATCAACACCACCTAAAAAATACCCATACCTTGAAATTATAATTTGGTAAATACAACCTGAACCTAAATAACCGATGAATATCACTGTTTTCACACCCCCTTAGTGTCTTCGGACCCAAGTCGTAAAGGACAAGCTTTGATCAGTAAAACATCTATGGTAACTGCACAAAAATGTGCTGTATAGGGAATTTTTTGCTTCAAAATTTATCCCATAAACTTCAAATTTTTCTTACAACCTGAAAACCCAAAAACATGAAACAAATACTTTTACTATTACTTAGTTTTTATATCACCCTGACCGTTCACGGACAAGGCGATAAACCGATGTGTCAGACTGACACACGGATGAAAGAACTTTATCATCAGCACCCCGAGTCAAGAAAAGAAGCTCAGGAGTTTGAGCAACTGATTAGACACCGAAAGCAAAACCAGATAGCCGGTAAGGAAACTGCTTCGACCTATACTATACCTGTAGTTTTCCATGTCTTTGGGTCTGACTTTGCTGGAAAAACAGTAGATGATAATACCATAATCACGGCATTGGAAAAAGTCAATGAGGACTTTAATGGCCTTAATGATGATTACAATACAGTAAGTGCATTGTTTTCAGGCCTCCGAAGCACACTGGACATCGAGTTTAAACTGGCAAAAACAGACCCTAGCGGTAACCCTACTACCGGTATAAACTATTACCCGGAAAGGTCTGGTTTTGGTAATGGAGGTGGCTACGACAGTCAGATCCGGCAATTTGCATGGGATAATTATATGTATATGAATGTGTATATAATGCTGGATCTCTATGCTGACGGGGCATACAACAATTCCGGTGTGGCCTGGTACCCAGATAGCTGGATGTCTGACAACAACCTGTCCCGTGTTGTTTACAATGGCCGTTATCTGTATGGTAATACTGATAAAGAATTTGCCTCTGTACTCACTCATGAATTCGGGCACTGGCTCAACCTTGCACACACTTTTGACAACGGCTGTAGTGCCCCCGGAGACAACGTAGATGACACGCCCGCTACTACGGCAAACTCCGGGACTTGTAATGTAACCACTGAGATGTGCTCCGGCGCTGGTATCCCTAACGGAGAAAACTATATGGACTACTCTTCTTGCTACAAAATGTTTACGCAGGGGCAGGTAGCCAGAATGATTGCAGCCCTTGACCATGCATCACGCCAGCCACTCTGGCAAGAGTCTAACCTGGAGGCTACAGGCGTAAACAATGCTTCTCAGCCTATTTTGCTTTATTCTGTTTCCCAGCTTTATGAAGATGACAATAACAGCGGTGCCATTGAAGGAAACGCCACAATCAGCGCTAAGAACGGAGCAACATTTGCTACCTCCGGTATGCTTACCCAGGGTACACACTATACAGCTACTAACGTACCGGCAGGCCTTGCTCTGCAAATCAATATTGAAAGCAGTACTTCTGCGCAAATGTCCTTCGCCGGCAATGCTTCATCCCATGCCAGCAGCAATAGCGTATCTGATATTTCCATCACCTTTCTTGATGCAGCCATCTCAGGGGGTGCATCGTCTATACAAAACCCTACGTACAGTGGTTTTGCACTTTATTTTCAAGACCCTTACACCATAGTACACAACGACATCAATGATATTACTGCCAACAGTTCTGCAACATGGACTTACTTCACCGTCGGGTATGGCGACGGTGCTTATGGAAGCTGGTATGACGGCGGGAAGCTGAGACTGGAAACCTATACGAAACCTCTGGTGTGTGAAGGTTCCTCAAGAAATATTTCACTACTTACCAGCGGTACACCAATAGGCACCAACAGCAATTGGGTCGACGGCGGGGCCTACCCTGATGAACATGATTTACGCTCATCATCTTACACCGCCTGGGATGGAAAAACCGGGTATGTCGGGTTCAGATTTTCCAGCCCCGAAGGGAAAAGCCTGCATGGCTGGATGAGGGTGAGTGTAAATGCCAGTGGTAACTCATTCACAGTTTATGAATACGCTTACTATACCAAGCCGGAGGGAACCATCGCAGCAGGCTCTACCACTGTTAATCCGGCTCCTGTTGCCGCGTTTACCGTCTCTGCAACCAACATCACCCCAGGGCAAAGCATTACCTTCTCTGATCAGTCCACAGGTACCCCTACAGCCTGGTCCTGGTCGTTTCCCGGAGGAACCCCTGCTACAAGCACCGAACAAAACCCGACTGTAACCTACAGTAGCCCAGGTTCCTACAATGTGGAGCTTACGGTTACCAATACAAATGGCAGCAATACAAAAACTGCCGCAAATTTCATTATTGTAAATAGTGGTTCAACTACTTATTGTAGTTCGGAGGGAGATGATGCATCATATGAACACATCTCCAATGTGTCCATAGGCAGTTTTTCAAACCCTACCGGGGCTTCAACCTACAGTGATTATACTGGCCTGACCATAGATCTGGTTAAAGGAAGCAACAGCTTCACACTTACGCCTGGTTTTTCCGGCAGTGCCTACAACGAGTATTTCAGAGTATGGATCGATTACAATCAGGACGGAGATTTTTCTGACTCAGGTGAGCTTGCTTTTGACGCGGGAAGTGCCTCATCTTCCGCAGTTTCGGGCACTATTTTAGTCCCCGGCTCTGCCCTTGATGGTACTACAAGGCTCAGGGTAAGCATGAGGTACCGATCAGCGCCACAGGCATGTGGCTCGATCGTGTACGGCGAAGTGGAGGACTATACGGTTAATATTGGCAATGCTACTACTATAAACGCTCCCGGGAACCTTACGGCCAGTGCAACTTCATCATCTGCTTCACTGAGTTGGACAGATAACTCTAATAATGAAGACGGCTTTGAAGTGGAAAGATCAACGGACGGCACTAGCTTCTCCCAGGTATCTTCAGTAGCTGCAAACACAACTTCATATAATGACAGTGGCCTTACGCCAAATACCACTTACACTTATAGGGTAAGGGCCAAAAAGGGATCTTCATACTCCGCATACTCCAATAGCAGCAGTACCACTACATCAGGAGGTGGAGCAGATTACTGTGAAGTGACTAACGGCAATCCTTCAGGACAATATATTGTCAATGTACAGATAGGCGATATCGACAACAGCTCTACGCATACTGCGGATGGCTACTCCGATTATACCAGTCAAAGTACTAACATCTCATCTTCTGAGACGCTCACAGTTACCCCTCATAATACCTGGTCCGCTACTGCAGCCAAGGCATGGGTGGACTGGAATAAAGACGGTGACTTTGATGATACAAACGAAGAGGTACTTAATGCCGGTGGTTCTGCCGGCTCATACAGTACTACGGTTACCGTGCCTTCGGGAATCTCTGGTGCCGTAAGGTTAAGGGTACGGGTAGCTTATAGTGCAACGCCCACTCCATGCGATGACCTGTACTTCAGCGAGGTAGAAGATTATACACTCCATGTCGGTGCCGGTTCAGGGCCATCTACCTCGAGTAGTGATTTTGAAAGAGAGATTAGCATGTTCCCTAATCCATCAAAAGAAGGGCGGCTTAATATCAAATTACCTGAATATGACGGAGACCTTGAGGTGGCCGTATTGAGCCTTCAGGGTGCCATCATTTACCATGAGATCATTCCTCAGCAAACAACGGATGCCGGTGCAATATCGATCCGGATCAATCAAAAATTAAGAGGAACCTTTCTGGTAAGGGTAAAAAGCAACAGTTCTTCTGCAGTAAGAAAAATTCAGTTCGAATAAACCAAATATGAGAAATCCGGAGCCGCACAAGTAATTGCCAGCCTCCGGTTTATTTTATTTGATCATCTATAAACCAAAAACAATCTGTAAAAATGTTACCCCATAAATCTAAATTCCTGCTATTTGCGCTGCTCTTGCTGGCACAAACTTATTCAAAAGGTCAGATGCAACCACCTCGGACGCTACAGGACCATAATGACGATTACTGTTCCCGAATGCATACTGCAAATAGCCACAAAAAAAATAATCATAAAAAGGTGCCTGGTCCTGCATATGATCGCAGTGTTCTCTCCCCATATGAAATCGTACAGGCGGCCTGCCCTACCGATGCTGCAGGCTGGGCTGCACTTAGTACATCTGAATTGGTAGATCAACTCAAAGCCAGTGATTACGCATGCTTTGGAAGCTTTTTCAATGTTGAGTCTACATACGCTCCCGGCATATTCTCTAACGCCAATATGCAGGCGGTTGCATCAGCTATGTACAACCTTTCTGTAAGCTATGACGGCACCAGGGCCAGCGGGCTTTACGGTTTGGTTTATTACCTACATGCAGCGAGCTATCAGGATTTTTACAATGACGCCGTGAGTATGAATGCAACTACAACCGACAGTTATATTATGGCCTGCGAAGCACTTACGGACAACCCGAATCTTTTTTTACTAACTGAAGATGCGCTGGATATCCTTGATGAATACCTCATTTTGCTTGACTTCCCTGGCCTAAGGCACAAGGCCAGTGTATTGAATGTAGTCAAACGTGTAATGACCGACCTGGTGATCAATAAAGTCTGGCAATCACTCCCCGATGAATTGCTTCGCACATACTCCAGAGCCTGCAATCGCGTGTTCTTCCTGATGTTCCGCGGTATGCAGGATGATGCTTACATTAATGCCGTGGACGGAGATGCCGAATATTTCGACCTTATTTATACCATCAGTTCAAGTACCGAGCTTCAAAATAATGATGAATTTAACTATATAACTGAAAATGCCGCGGCAGAAATAGCACGGGCCGCCGAATCGCCATTGTTGATCGACGATGTTGAAGGGCACCTGGTTAGTATCATCAATAACTCTCCCCGCCTAAGCCCCGGCTGGCTCAAAGCTATTGAGGCACTAAACGAATATGGCAATTGTGCCGCATATAGCCTGTGTGAAAACATTGAGGACCTGAAAGTCGAACTGAATGAGATGCTATTCCCTAATTCGTATACTTTTGATGATGGCGACATAAGGATCCGGACTCCGCTGGATGAAAATGAAATCCAGGGCCTTTATCATGCAGCCAAGCAATCCCAAAGTCAATTTTTCAGAATGTTGCAAACCGATGAACCGGTGGCCGGCGATGTCAATGAAGTTTTGAACATTGTAGTTTTCGGTTCTAAACAGCAGTATGAAGACTATGCAACATACCTCTTCAATATAGCCACCAATAACGGAGGTATGTACATAGAGCGAGGTGCAACTTTCTACACCTGGGACCGCACCGTAGGTGTGGAAAGTTCCCTGTCACTGGAAGCATTGTTCAGGCATGAATACACCCACTACCTGCAGGGAAGGTATTTGATCCCGGGCTATTGGGGTGAAGGTGAAATCTATAATGATAGCCGCTTGGTGTGGTTTGAAGAAGGTATGGCCGAGTTTTTTGCCGGCTCTACAGAAACGGAAGGTATCAAATTGCTGGCATCCAATGCAAACAATATTGCCAATAGCCAGGGAGAGTGGCCGTCACTCAATACAGTGCTAAACTCAAGTTACTCCAGTGGCAACTTCTATCACTATCACTATGGTAATATGGTGTGGTACAACTTCTATATAAATGATTTCAGTAAGATCAAAACCTTATTTGAACTGACCAGGAGTAATGATGTTGCAGGCTTTGATAATATGGTAAATCAAATGAGAAGCAATGATGAAGCTGGTTTCACCTCGTTTCTCACCGACGTAGCCAATGGTACGGTAGAGGGCTGGGAGCCTGAAACCAGTTGGCTGAATGATGATTACCTGGCCATTGGTTCTGTGGCAGATATTGAAAGCGAATTTATTGGTATAACCAATCTTACTTCGGCCGCTGCCTCCCTGGATGCCACCGCCATGAACAGACGTTTCCGCATTGATGCCACTATTACCGGATCAGGCTCCGTAAGCAACAATGCCGATGCAGCCCGCTCGGTTGAAGATGCTCTTGATGGTATCCTGCTCAATTTGAGAGAGAACCCTTTACTGAATAATTTCAGCTATTCCATTGGCTACTTTAAAAACCTCACCTACAACTCAGGGACACCAACCGCTGATATTGTGATTCTGGGGCCACTTAAAGACGCTAATATACCTGATACTCCACAGCCTGAGTTTTCAGCAATGAATACAGAAGCCATTGCCGGAGGCGAGGTCAGGTTCAATAATTTATCCAACGGTTATATTAAATCTCTTGTGTGGTCATTTCCCGGTGGGTCTCCGTCAAGTATTGAAAATGAGACCAACCCAGTAATCACTTATAATAATCCGGGCACCTATGATGTTACCTTAAATGTTACAGGCAATGACGGGGCATACAGTAAATCAAAGGCTTCCTACATTACAATTTATGAAAAGAGCGACCTTACTTATTGCAGTGCATCAGGCAGCAGGGATGACAACTACATCAACCGGCTAAAATTCGGCTCTCTAGACAACCCCTCTGGATACCAAAATTATAGTGATTTCACTAATCAAATTACACGCCTTACTCCGGGAACTTCCGAAACCTTGACTATAGGCACAAAAAACAGCTATTGGAGCGGCAATGCCGTTGGCGCCTGGATTGACTGGAATGCAGACGGGGACTTTGACGACACCGGTGAAGAGGTATTCAACCTTTATGGGGCAGGACCTTACGAAACCGCTGTAAATGTACCTTCAGATGCTGTTTTAGGAGTAACAACACTGAGAATAAGGGTGGGCTACGGCTCAGCCGATAAAATAGTGGCTTGCGGCGATGATACCTACATCGGTGAGGTAGAGGATTATTCAATTGTAATCAGCGAAGAGTCCTCATCGGCTCCGGCAGCTGCCTTTTCTGCATCAAAAACAACCATTGCTGCAGGAGAAAGCATTAGTTTTACGGACCAATCATCCAACACTCCGACAACCTGGGCATGGACCTTCCCGGGGGGCACGCCTGCAAGCAGCAACGCACAAAATCCCGTGGTTAACTACACCACTCCCGGTATATATGATGTAACGCTGACTGCAAGCAATGCAAATGGCAGCGATACGAAGACTGTCACTGGATATATTACCGTAGAAGCAGCATCCGGCTACTGTGCATCTTCATCAGAGAGGGCTGCCTATGAGTACATCGCCAATGTGGAAATAGAAGAATTCTCCAATCCTTCCGACTCATCCAAATACAGTGATTTCACCCACCTGACCACGACATTACGCCTGGGAAATAACAACATAACCCTTACCCCGGGCTTTTTGGATGTATCCTTCGATGAATACTTCCGGGTATGGGTCGACTTTAATCAGGATGGAGACTTTGATGACAATGGTGAACTGGCCTTTGATGCTGGCAGTGCTTCCTCATCAGCCGTAACCGGTACAATCACGGTACCTGAAACTGCTCTGACGGGCACAACACGCATGCGAGTGAGTATGCAATTTGCCACTGCTCCTGAAGCCTGCGGTCTTATAGGAGATGGTGAGGTTGAGGATTATAGCGTAGAGATTCTCGAAAACCCTATTCCTGAAGCTCCGTCTGCACTCACTGCCGAGCTTACCTCTTTTACTGCAATTACTCTCAGCTGGGAAGATAATTCTGACAACGAGGACGGTTTTGAGATAGAAAGAATGGCAGCAGGAGGAGCTTTCGAGCCAATCGGAACTGTAACTTCTGATATTACAAACTATGCAGATGCCGGCCTAGATAGCAACACTACCTATACTTACCGGGTAAGAGCTAAGAACGGTGATGCTTTTTCAGGGTACTCCAACACCAGCAGTGCTACCACTCCTGATCTGATTCATTGTGCTGCAGATAACAATACCTCTGCCAGCGAACAGCATATCAGTAAAGTGGCCATAGGTACAATCAATAACAACTCAAGCCACAATGCTACCGGATACTCAGACTTCACTGACCAAAGCACAAATATAGCATCCGTGGCAGAGCTGGCTGTAACGCCGAACCAGACAACAGCAGAAACAAAGGCCAAAGCGTGGGTAGACTGGAACCGGGATGGTGACTTTGATGACCTTGGTGAAGAAGTACTTAGTGCCGGAGGAGCGGGTGATGTATACAATTCAGTAATCACCGTACCTGCAGGTACCGAAGCTGGTGAGGTGGTCCTAAGAATAAGAGTTGCCAGGGGAGCAACACCAACAGCATGCGGCAGCATTGCGCTAAGCGAAGTGGAAGATTATACGTTAAATGTTGAAGACGTGGTGTCGTCAACGAAGTTTGGGGAAACGGTCTCTCAGGAAAATGTGAATTTATATCCAAATCCTTCAAGACAGTCTCAATTCTATCTTTCTTATCCCGAGAGGGCCGGTGATTTGGAGGTAACGGTTACCAGTATGCAGGGTACGGTAATACATAGGCAGCAGATACTGTCTCAAAATCCTAACCACGAGGCATTTGCAATAAAAATAAACCAACCTGTAAGCGGAATATACCTGGTGCATATCAAGGGTAAGGCTGAAACAATAGTTAAGAAAATACACTTCGAATAACCTAATCAACCTGCCTAAACCTAAGGCCGCAGGAACAGTGTTTCTGCGGCTTTTTGATTTTGATGGATTGTATATGCTCCGGCCAATCCCTTGAATGTCCGAGCTGGGTCCCTCGCAAAACGAAGCGTTGTACAAGGAAGTAACATATGCAATGGCAATGCCCATAAAAAGTATTCCCATCACTTTACAACTTCCAAAAGAATCTTTTCTTATCCTGCGAAGCGGCCCCAAGCCTTTCATAAAACCTGATGGCAGGCTCATTAAAAACCGGGGTCTGCCATTGCATCAAACCACACTCATGAGATTTGGCCAATGCAGCTACTTTCTGCATCATCACCTGACCAAGTCCTTTGCCCCTGGCTATACTTTTCAAATACAAACAATCGAGATAGAGGTAGTAAGCCGCATCCCATGTAGAGAATTGCTTCATCAATGTGGCGAAACCGACAACCTGATCCTGATCTTCAACCACAAGGCAATACACATCCTTATGATGAAAAATATGATCCGCCAGCACCTGCCAATCCACATGAGCCGGGATTTCGGCTCTTTCAAAAGCTGCATGCTCATAGCTAAGCCCGATGATCTCATCCATGTCACCGGGCTTTGCCTCTCTGATTGTATACTCTCCTAGCATGCACATTGTATTTCCGACCCGGCAGTTGCACCGGTTCCCCCGGTGGCATAGCCGTCGAACTTCCACCACTCAATTCCACCGATCAGCTCTTTGACCTTAAACCCCATACGAGCCATATTCAATGCGCCTTTGGTGGATGCATTGCAACCTATGCCGTCACAATAGCAGACATAGGTTTTGGACTTATCGAGGTGTTTTGTAGTCCCCTCAGACATTTCACGGTGTGGAATATTGATAGCTCCGGGAATATGCTCCTTTTCATAACCAAAGCTTTGCCGGGCATCGATCACTACCACATCTTCCATATTTTCAAGTGCATCAAATAAGTCAGACGGATCCATTTCATAAGCCAGCTTGCTTTCGTAAAATTCAATTTGCTTGTTCATAACCTTAATATTTTTTGTTTTCCCAAAAGTATGTGGATCTCCCGATGAAGTGCATATATTATAATTGAGCGTTTTTGATGATGTAGCTGAAAATTTTTCAGTTTAAAGTGAAGCGCATTTGTGATAACTTTAGGTTCTGATATAGATCATGACCACATTTAAGTCAGAACCACTAAACTATGGAACTCAAACACTTCCGGCTCATCAAAACCATAGCGGAGGAAGGCAACATTGCCAACTCGTCTGAGAAGCTGTTTCTAACCCAATCGGCCCTGAGCCACCAGCTCCGGGAGCTTGAAGAGCAGTTGGGTTTCAAAGTATTTCACCGGTCACGCAATAAATGGGAGCTTACTGATGAGGGTGCCGAGCTGCACAAGCTGGCCAACACCATTCATGCAGCCATAGAGCAGGGCTTTCATAGTATCAAAAACATTAATGAGGGCACCAAAGGACTGGTCAGGATCAGTACAGAATGCTACTCGTTCTATCAGGGCTTACCGACATTCATCCAAAAAATGGCCGCTCTGTATCCAAAAATAGATGTCGAGCTTATACTCGATGCCACACACCATCCCGTCTCAAAAATACTTTCCAACGATCTGGATATTGCTATAGCAACCTCACGGCCTGCCTCTCCTGATCTCTCCTGTAAGGTATTGTTTGAGGATGAGATCTTTGCCATCATGCACCGGGAGCACCCTTTGGCTACCCAACCTTACCTGGAAGCCGGTGACTTCACCAAAGCCCACCTGATCATCCACTCTTTCCCCCTGGAGACAGTATCAGTTTACCAGACATTCCTAAAGCCAAACCACATTATCCCTGTCCGCATTTCTGCCATACCCCTCACCGAAGTAGCCCTCGAAATGGTAAGCGCCAACATGGGGATCACCTGCATGCCCCACTGGGCATTAAAGATGTTCAGAATCCCTGAAGAGCTGGTATTTAAAAGCATCGGCAAAAATGGCCTGAAAAGGACACATTATCTGATCTCAAGGGCTGAGGATCAGTCCAAAAAGTATATTTCTGAGTTTATTTCGAGCTTTGAGGAGGATTTTGTGGGGTAACTTTAAGATCTGCAACAATGAGAATAATATTTTGTAATAGTATAATAGACAATAAACAAGTTGAGCAAGATTATGAAGATGAAATGAAATCTGCAATAAAAGCAGGGTTTCGAATTTCCCTTGTAAACTTTGAGGAGCTAGCAGCAGGTAATACAACGACAGCTTTAAAACTTGTCCACAAAGCTGAAAAAAATGAACAAGCAATTTACAGAGGCTGGATGTTAACCCTTAATCAATATAAAAACCTCTACGACGGTCTTGCGGTAAAGCATATTCGACTAATCAATACACCTGAAGAATACATTCACTGTCACTATCTGCCTGAATCATATCATAAAATCAAAGGTAAAACCCCTAAATCTGTTTGGACAACAGAACTGGAGCTAAGTACCTTAATAAAACTTGTCTCTAAATTTGGAGAGGCCCCAATAGTTATCAAAGATTATGTGAAATCTGAAAAGCACAACTGGAATGAAGCCTGTTATATACCTGACGCGTCGGATAGTGAAAAGGTAAAATCTACAGTTGAGAAATTCATAAACCTGAGAGGTGATTCATTAAATAAAGGACTAGTCTTTCGACAATTTGAAGAACTCGATTTTTTGACAGATCATTCAAAAAGTGGAATGCCTTTAACAAAAGAGTTCAGGGTCTTTTTTTCACAAAAACAATATGTAACGATGTTCAATTATTGGGATGAAGGAGCATATGGCAATACAAAGCCTAAAATTGATGAATTTATAGAGGTTGCCCGGAATATTGAAAGCAATTTCTTTACCATGGATGTCGCACAAAAGAAAAATGGAGATTGGATAATTATGGAACTCGGTGATGGGCAAGTAGCAGGATTGCCAGACAATGCAAATAAAGATGAGTTTTATAAAAAATTAAAAAATACATTTGAAAAATGTAAATGACTCTATACTAGATATTTTATACCTGCATTAATAATAACATAACGGTAAGCTATTTCAATGGTCTTGACGTCCTCACTATATTTTCTAATATGAAAAAACATCTTACACTCATCCTGTCTTTCTTTCTATCTCAAGTCTGCCTGGGACAATATCACCCTGAATGTACTCAACTATTTAAAGTGATGAGTAGAGATGGAGTAATCATGAGGAAAGAACCCAGTAGGGATTCGGAAAAGCTTTTTGCTTTGTCTTACGGCCAGGAAGTGAGCGTTTGTGGCACATCAAAAAAAGAAACTATCAATGGCATTGAAGGAACATGGCTTTCGGTTATGTACCAGGGAAAGTCCGGTTATGCCTTCGGTGCGTGGCTCAAAGAAACCGAACCATTCTATTTATGGTCTTTTGGTGAAATCGAAATGATTCTACTGGAAGGAAACATAGAAAACTCATATGGGTTTCAAAGAAGATATATCGGTTTAATACCCAATCATAAGGAAGCTGGTCTTACGGCAAGGTACAAGCTAAAAGAGTTTGATATTCGTGATTATAAAAATCAACAACTTCTAAATAGAGATAAACTGAATGAAGAAGGGCTCACTTTTCTTATGAACAGAAGCACTGGCAACGCAGAGGTAATAGGAAGAAAAGTGGTAAACTCAGAACTTTCCCTTGGGCAAACTATTTCTTTTAAAACAGATTCTGCCAACTATGTCCTGTACGTACTAGGTACAACAGTCCTAAATCAAGAAAATGAATTAGACCCCATTTCTTCCATAAAAGACTTTCGGCTTATCCTCAGAAGACAAAAAGGTGGAGTTATCTCTGAGCAGGTAATAGTAAAACGTGATCTTACCAGATGGGTTCCCGGCGACTTTCTGGGAGGGTATTTCATTGACTGGATAGGAGACTTAGACCGAGATGGAGAATTGGATATACTGATGAAAAATATCTACCATCATGAGTGTTATAACCTTCAACTTTTTTTATCCTCAAAAGCTGAAAAAAATTATCTAATCAAACTCGTGCGTAACGATGAGTTTTGCGGAGGGTAAGGCTACATCTTTCTGTTTGGGACATCTGCCAAGAATCACAGCCAGCAAAGCTAAACTACGGCTTTACTAAACTTCCAAAAGTTTGGTAAAGCTTAACTGTTCAGAATTACTGACAGCGGTATTACAACAAAAC
This region of Fulvivirga ulvae genomic DNA includes:
- a CDS encoding GEVED domain-containing protein — translated: MLPHKSKFLLFALLLLAQTYSKGQMQPPRTLQDHNDDYCSRMHTANSHKKNNHKKVPGPAYDRSVLSPYEIVQAACPTDAAGWAALSTSELVDQLKASDYACFGSFFNVESTYAPGIFSNANMQAVASAMYNLSVSYDGTRASGLYGLVYYLHAASYQDFYNDAVSMNATTTDSYIMACEALTDNPNLFLLTEDALDILDEYLILLDFPGLRHKASVLNVVKRVMTDLVINKVWQSLPDELLRTYSRACNRVFFLMFRGMQDDAYINAVDGDAEYFDLIYTISSSTELQNNDEFNYITENAAAEIARAAESPLLIDDVEGHLVSIINNSPRLSPGWLKAIEALNEYGNCAAYSLCENIEDLKVELNEMLFPNSYTFDDGDIRIRTPLDENEIQGLYHAAKQSQSQFFRMLQTDEPVAGDVNEVLNIVVFGSKQQYEDYATYLFNIATNNGGMYIERGATFYTWDRTVGVESSLSLEALFRHEYTHYLQGRYLIPGYWGEGEIYNDSRLVWFEEGMAEFFAGSTETEGIKLLASNANNIANSQGEWPSLNTVLNSSYSSGNFYHYHYGNMVWYNFYINDFSKIKTLFELTRSNDVAGFDNMVNQMRSNDEAGFTSFLTDVANGTVEGWEPETSWLNDDYLAIGSVADIESEFIGITNLTSAAASLDATAMNRRFRIDATITGSGSVSNNADAARSVEDALDGILLNLRENPLLNNFSYSIGYFKNLTYNSGTPTADIVILGPLKDANIPDTPQPEFSAMNTEAIAGGEVRFNNLSNGYIKSLVWSFPGGSPSSIENETNPVITYNNPGTYDVTLNVTGNDGAYSKSKASYITIYEKSDLTYCSASGSRDDNYINRLKFGSLDNPSGYQNYSDFTNQITRLTPGTSETLTIGTKNSYWSGNAVGAWIDWNADGDFDDTGEEVFNLYGAGPYETAVNVPSDAVLGVTTLRIRVGYGSADKIVACGDDTYIGEVEDYSIVISEESSSAPAAAFSASKTTIAAGESISFTDQSSNTPTTWAWTFPGGTPASSNAQNPVVNYTTPGIYDVTLTASNANGSDTKTVTGYITVEAASGYCASSSERAAYEYIANVEIEEFSNPSDSSKYSDFTHLTTTLRLGNNNITLTPGFLDVSFDEYFRVWVDFNQDGDFDDNGELAFDAGSASSSAVTGTITVPETALTGTTRMRVSMQFATAPEACGLIGDGEVEDYSVEILENPIPEAPSALTAELTSFTAITLSWEDNSDNEDGFEIERMAAGGAFEPIGTVTSDITNYADAGLDSNTTYTYRVRAKNGDAFSGYSNTSSATTPDLIHCAADNNTSASEQHISKVAIGTINNNSSHNATGYSDFTDQSTNIASVAELAVTPNQTTAETKAKAWVDWNRDGDFDDLGEEVLSAGGAGDVYNSVITVPAGTEAGEVVLRIRVARGATPTACGSIALSEVEDYTLNVEDVVSSTKFGETVSQENVNLYPNPSRQSQFYLSYPERAGDLEVTVTSMQGTVIHRQQILSQNPNHEAFAIKINQPVSGIYLVHIKGKAETIVKKIHFE
- a CDS encoding M43 family zinc metalloprotease, with protein sequence MKQILLLLLSFYITLTVHGQGDKPMCQTDTRMKELYHQHPESRKEAQEFEQLIRHRKQNQIAGKETASTYTIPVVFHVFGSDFAGKTVDDNTIITALEKVNEDFNGLNDDYNTVSALFSGLRSTLDIEFKLAKTDPSGNPTTGINYYPERSGFGNGGGYDSQIRQFAWDNYMYMNVYIMLDLYADGAYNNSGVAWYPDSWMSDNNLSRVVYNGRYLYGNTDKEFASVLTHEFGHWLNLAHTFDNGCSAPGDNVDDTPATTANSGTCNVTTEMCSGAGIPNGENYMDYSSCYKMFTQGQVARMIAALDHASRQPLWQESNLEATGVNNASQPILLYSVSQLYEDDNNSGAIEGNATISAKNGATFATSGMLTQGTHYTATNVPAGLALQINIESSTSAQMSFAGNASSHASSNSVSDISITFLDAAISGGASSIQNPTYSGFALYFQDPYTIVHNDINDITANSSATWTYFTVGYGDGAYGSWYDGGKLRLETYTKPLVCEGSSRNISLLTSGTPIGTNSNWVDGGAYPDEHDLRSSSYTAWDGKTGYVGFRFSSPEGKSLHGWMRVSVNASGNSFTVYEYAYYTKPEGTIAAGSTTVNPAPVAAFTVSATNITPGQSITFSDQSTGTPTAWSWSFPGGTPATSTEQNPTVTYSSPGSYNVELTVTNTNGSNTKTAANFIIVNSGSTTYCSSEGDDASYEHISNVSIGSFSNPTGASTYSDYTGLTIDLVKGSNSFTLTPGFSGSAYNEYFRVWIDYNQDGDFSDSGELAFDAGSASSSAVSGTILVPGSALDGTTRLRVSMRYRSAPQACGSIVYGEVEDYTVNIGNATTINAPGNLTASATSSSASLSWTDNSNNEDGFEVERSTDGTSFSQVSSVAANTTSYNDSGLTPNTTYTYRVRAKKGSSYSAYSNSSSTTTSGGGADYCEVTNGNPSGQYIVNVQIGDIDNSSTHTADGYSDYTSQSTNISSSETLTVTPHNTWSATAAKAWVDWNKDGDFDDTNEEVLNAGGSAGSYSTTVTVPSGISGAVRLRVRVAYSATPTPCDDLYFSEVEDYTLHVGAGSGPSTSSSDFEREISMFPNPSKEGRLNIKLPEYDGDLEVAVLSLQGAIIYHEIIPQQTTDAGAISIRINQKLRGTFLVRVKSNSSSAVRKIQFE
- a CDS encoding GNAT family N-acetyltransferase is translated as MLGEYTIREAKPGDMDEIIGLSYEHAAFERAEIPAHVDWQVLADHIFHHKDVYCLVVEDQDQVVGFATLMKQFSTWDAAYYLYLDCLYLKSIARGKGLGQVMMQKVAALAKSHECGLMQWQTPVFNEPAIRFYERLGAASQDKKRFFWKL